From the genome of Callithrix jacchus isolate 240 chromosome 7, calJac240_pri, whole genome shotgun sequence, one region includes:
- the LOC103794198 gene encoding uncharacterized protein LOC103794198: MLPIYLRAQNTRVGLLLQPLFLGGALSHPAHVRLATDCNRATARWEAATRTRAQARAAPPRAVRRRTRRGRLSDWAGGADLCPPLARPAPPGPPRWILAPPPTALTPAPSPSLTRAPSELLFRTPRPQAVVPHPLGLVVFPPPPPQGQAPRLPKKTTTPGGLRESRHRPVVPSSMAVRRGWSRSILGNVVLGDPAHASAPDRDRLHSPGFLALRRETGRGVVRVSRIGPLELDLGLHRRWCPSRSAGLGGGGAVGGDRGGSGFIRGGGAAAPRLTAGARSQRPQTHRVLGQTRPKSAAGACAESSAGHTPAQVRGLHSDAGGARGPASAPPPGRIRAMRPPDARRGPRFPCESRRP; this comes from the exons ATGCTGCCCATCTACCTGCGGGCTCAGAACACTCGAGTCGGGCTGTTGCTGCAG CCACTATTCCTGGGTGGGGCCCTCTCCCACCCTGCTCACGTCCGACTGGCTACTGACTGTAACAGGgccacag CGCGCTGGGAGGCGGCGACGAGGACGCGGGCCCAAGCGCGGGCGGCTCCTCCGCGCGCCGTACGAAGGCGGACGCGCAGGGGGCGTCTCTCGGACTGGGCCGGGGGCGCAGACCTTTGTCCGCCTCTCGCGCGCCCCGCGCCGCCCGGGCCGCCAAGATGGATCCTGGCGCCCCCACCCACCGCCCTCAcgccagcccccagcccctcacTCACCCGGGCGCCCTCCGAGCTTCTCTTTCGTACACCCCGCCCTCAGGCGGTGGTGCCGCACCCCCTGGGACTTGTAGTTTTTCCTCCTCCCCCGCCGCAGGGCCAGGCTCCGCGGCTCCCAAAGAAGACTACAACTCCCGGAGGGCTGCGCGAGAGCCGTCATCGCCCGGTAGTTCCGTCGAGCATGGCCGTTAGGAGGGGGTGGTCGCGGAgtattctgggaaatgtagtcctgGGAGATCCGGCTCATGCCTCTGCGCCCGACAGGGACAGACTGCATTCCCCAGGATTCCTCGCGCTCCGGCGAGAGACGGGGCGGGGCGTAGTCCGAGTCTCCCGGATTGGGCCCCTCGAGCTGGACCTGGGGCTGCATCGGCGCTGGTGTCCGTCGCGTTCCGCCGGTTTAGGCGGAGGCGGAGCGGTTGGGGGCGACCGGGGCGGCTCCGGCTTCATCCGAGGCGGCGGCGCGGCTGCACCACGTTTGACCGCGGGTGCGCGGAGCCAGCGCCCCCAGACTCACAGAGTGCTCGGCCAAACGCGCCCGAAGTCCGCAGCCGGCGCCTGTGCTGAGTCCTCGGCGGGACATACCCCGGCCCAGGTGCGCGGACTCCACTCGGACGCTGGGGGCGCCCGGGGACCCGCGTCGGCACCGCCTCCCGGACGGATCAGGGCCATGCGGCCTCCGGACGCACGACGGGGTCCCAGGTTCCCGTGTGAGTCTCGGCGACCCTAG